A genomic stretch from Candidatus Nitrososphaera gargensis Ga9.2 includes:
- a CDS encoding DNA replication complex subunit Gins51 has protein sequence MSSTAEAQNRGEMDAGDDSNSGGHLALKDVYKLLKKEIETPLLQAIEPDTFQKIAAALGNLRGQGYEGVEAKVRDRMAELLASSAQLLIEARQAKIRSGGEPLDYSKLTDEEKYVLDGRRESESRIDEVVAATIKGRPKVLESISARMRSKQIVVRFLRPTEAFVGVDMNKYGPFQQEDVASLPFENARSIIEGGAAVEVHVE, from the coding sequence ATGTCATCAACCGCTGAGGCGCAAAATCGCGGCGAAATGGATGCCGGGGACGACAGCAACAGCGGCGGCCACCTTGCGCTCAAGGATGTCTACAAGCTCTTGAAAAAAGAGATCGAAACACCGTTGCTTCAGGCGATAGAGCCCGACACTTTCCAAAAGATAGCCGCGGCACTTGGCAACCTGAGGGGGCAGGGCTACGAAGGTGTCGAGGCAAAGGTAAGGGATCGCATGGCCGAGCTCCTTGCAAGCTCGGCGCAGCTGCTGATAGAAGCAAGGCAGGCCAAGATCCGCTCCGGTGGCGAGCCGCTTGACTACTCCAAGTTGACAGACGAGGAAAAGTACGTCCTTGACGGCAGGCGCGAGTCCGAAAGCAGGATTGATGAAGTTGTCGCCGCCACCATCAAGGGGCGGCCAAAGGTGCTCGAGTCGATCTCTGCAAGGATGCGCTCAAAGCAAATAGTGGTCAGGTTCCTCAGGCCGACCGAGGCATTTGTAGGCGTAGACATGAACAAGTACGGCCCCTTCCAGCAGGAAGATGTCGCGTCGCTGCCTTTTGAAAACGCGCGCTCGATAATCGAGGGCGGCGCGGCGGTCGAAGTGCATGTCGAATAA
- the glnA gene encoding type I glutamate--ammonia ligase, with the protein MSRLKEDKIKFLDLQFTGLFGRFHHTTMDSKMFRAEDFTDGLPKLDGSSIRGFTEIHESDLIIRPDPSTFATVPWIGTPTARLICDILSGGSKREIFPRDPRGIAKRAEQYCIDQGFDTSYWGPEVEFFVFDKLEVNTMTPYQGQSYHIQSREAPWSTDSVGYALRLKEGYLPSAPGDTLMEYRNECVDVLTNNFGIVCDAHHHEVATAGQCEIDIRFDTLVNAADAVQSYKYIVKNIAKKHNMIATMMPKPIALDNGSGMHVNVSLWNKGKNLFYDFADEYAEMSQTARYFGGGIIEHAQALAAIVAPTTNSYRRLVPGYEAPVYVAWSTGNRSAIIRIPAHYKGPKFANLKRIEFRAPDPSCNPYLAFSAILAAGIDGIKKKRDIGDPVNEDIFKMSPKRRREFGITQLPASLREAYEELESDNAFLKPVFDSETIDRIIEHEEKEHVELAVRPHPHEFSMYADV; encoded by the coding sequence ATGAGCCGGCTCAAGGAAGACAAGATCAAGTTCCTTGACTTGCAGTTCACTGGGCTCTTTGGCCGGTTCCACCATACCACGATGGATTCCAAGATGTTCAGGGCGGAGGATTTCACCGACGGCCTGCCCAAGCTTGACGGGTCGTCTATCCGTGGCTTTACCGAGATCCACGAATCGGATCTCATCATAAGGCCGGACCCTTCCACATTTGCCACCGTGCCTTGGATCGGGACGCCGACAGCCAGGCTGATATGCGACATCCTGAGTGGCGGTAGCAAGCGCGAAATATTCCCCCGCGACCCCCGCGGCATTGCAAAGAGGGCCGAACAGTACTGCATAGATCAGGGATTTGACACGTCCTACTGGGGTCCGGAAGTAGAGTTTTTCGTGTTTGACAAGCTCGAAGTCAACACCATGACCCCATATCAGGGTCAGAGCTACCACATACAATCGAGGGAGGCGCCTTGGTCAACGGATAGCGTGGGCTATGCCCTGAGGCTAAAGGAAGGCTACCTGCCAAGCGCGCCCGGCGACACCCTGATGGAGTACAGAAACGAGTGCGTTGACGTCCTCACCAACAACTTTGGCATAGTGTGCGATGCGCACCACCATGAGGTTGCGACCGCCGGTCAGTGCGAAATAGATATTCGCTTTGACACTCTGGTCAACGCGGCCGACGCTGTGCAGAGCTACAAGTACATCGTCAAGAACATCGCCAAAAAACATAACATGATAGCGACGATGATGCCCAAGCCAATTGCGCTTGATAACGGCTCCGGGATGCACGTCAATGTCAGCCTCTGGAACAAGGGCAAGAACCTGTTCTACGACTTTGCAGACGAGTATGCCGAAATGTCGCAGACTGCGCGCTATTTTGGCGGCGGCATCATAGAGCACGCGCAGGCACTTGCCGCGATTGTTGCGCCCACGACCAACTCGTACAGGAGGCTCGTGCCCGGCTACGAGGCGCCGGTATACGTTGCATGGAGCACCGGCAACAGATCCGCGATAATCAGGATCCCAGCGCACTACAAGGGACCCAAGTTTGCCAATCTAAAACGCATAGAGTTCAGGGCGCCGGACCCGTCGTGCAACCCGTACTTGGCGTTCTCGGCCATACTTGCGGCCGGCATCGACGGCATCAAGAAAAAGAGGGACATTGGCGACCCTGTCAACGAGGACATTTTCAAGATGAGCCCCAAGAGGAGGCGCGAGTTTGGAATAACTCAGTTGCCCGCAAGCCTCAGGGAAGCGTACGAGGAACTAGAGAGCGACAACGCTTTCTTGAAGCCGGTATTTGACAGCGAAACGATAGACAGGATAATAGAGCACGAAGAAAAGGAGCACGTCGAGCTGGCAGTCAGGCCGCACCCACACGAGTTCTCTATGTACGCGGACGTCTAG